A genomic stretch from Candidatus Thermoplasmatota archaeon includes:
- the acsC gene encoding acetyl-CoA decarbonylase/synthase complex subunit gamma codes for MPLTALEIYKHLPKKNCGECGVPTCLAFAMQLASLKTQLDKCPYVTEDAKLKLAEAAEPPIRLVKFGVGENELAIGDETVLFRHDKTFNHPTVYALAIDDTEPLEELKRKIELANNFRIERVGQLLKLDAVAIRNVSNDAKKFSEVTKLVQENTKLPLILMSNNSEAIEAGLKQSSVSKPLIYCATSDNFDAMLNLAKNYKCPLTISATNLDELVNLTQKAKGQVNDIVIDFGAKSLKEALETLTTIRRLAIKKSFRPLGYPVITILDTKDKFEAFSQASIYTMKYSSIVVFNELDWAMLLPLLALRQNIFTDPQKPIQVKPGIYEIGKPTANSPLLVTTNFSLTYFTVAGDTEKSKVPSWLLIVDTEGLSVMTAFAADKFTPELIAKTIESTGIKEKVAHNKIIIPGMVARMTIKLKELTGMEVLVGPRDSSGIPSYLKESWK; via the coding sequence ATGCCTCTAACTGCTTTAGAGATTTACAAGCATTTACCAAAAAAGAATTGCGGCGAATGCGGTGTGCCAACATGCTTGGCTTTTGCAATGCAACTTGCTAGCTTGAAAACTCAACTTGATAAATGCCCTTACGTAACTGAAGATGCAAAATTAAAGCTTGCTGAAGCTGCAGAGCCCCCAATAAGGTTAGTGAAATTTGGTGTTGGCGAAAACGAGCTTGCGATAGGGGATGAAACTGTGCTTTTCAGGCATGATAAAACATTCAATCATCCTACTGTCTATGCATTAGCTATAGACGATACTGAGCCTTTAGAAGAGCTTAAACGTAAAATTGAGCTTGCGAATAATTTCAGAATCGAGAGGGTAGGACAATTATTGAAATTAGATGCGGTTGCAATAAGAAATGTTTCTAACGATGCAAAAAAATTCTCAGAAGTAACCAAATTGGTGCAAGAAAATACCAAACTTCCTCTGATTTTAATGAGTAATAATTCTGAAGCTATTGAAGCTGGTTTAAAGCAAAGCTCAGTTTCTAAACCACTTATTTATTGCGCTACTTCAGATAATTTCGATGCAATGCTTAATTTAGCTAAAAACTACAAATGCCCTCTTACTATATCTGCGACGAATTTGGATGAGTTGGTAAATTTAACTCAAAAAGCGAAAGGGCAAGTAAATGATATTGTGATTGATTTCGGCGCTAAGAGTCTTAAAGAAGCTTTAGAAACACTCACTACGATCAGGAGGCTGGCGATAAAAAAGAGTTTTCGTCCTTTAGGCTACCCCGTAATAACAATATTGGATACAAAAGATAAATTTGAGGCTTTTTCTCAGGCTAGTATCTACACAATGAAATATTCTTCAATTGTTGTGTTTAACGAATTAGATTGGGCTATGCTATTGCCTTTGCTCGCATTGCGCCAGAATATATTTACTGATCCCCAAAAGCCAATCCAAGTAAAGCCAGGAATTTACGAAATCGGCAAACCAACCGCAAACTCGCCATTACTTGTAACAACTAATTTTTCATTAACTTATTTTACGGTTGCCGGCGATACTGAGAAAAGTAAAGTGCCTTCATGGCTGCTTATAGTAGACACTGAAGGTCTTTCTGTAATGACCGCATTTGCAGCAGATAAGTTCACACCAGAGCTTATAGCGAAAACGATTGAGAGCACAGGTATAAAAGAAAAAGTAGCGCACAACAAAATTATTATACCAGGAATGGTAGCGAGAATGACAATAAAACTTAAAGAGCTTACAGGAATGGAAGTACTAGTGGGCCCGCGCGACTCTTCAGGAATACCATCGTATTTGAAAGAGAGCTGGAAGTGA
- the cdhD gene encoding CO dehydrogenase/acetyl-CoA synthase subunit delta: MSSKSRPSCNEAKAVSVKSDEKMAVEIPHEKWSGKIEEVALGATKEEGGTRAKKITVGGETTLPFLTFEGALPHKPVIAIEVHDTVPTYPDSLREIFEPVWDKPEQWAKVAVEKWHADLICLKLKGIAPDGLNKTPQEAFSTVEKVLKSVDVPLFIYGCGDEEKDAKVFNECGELIKKERCTIGLAENEKYKSLAAAAMGFNCNIVAFSNIDINLAKQLNILLTDFGVKKNRILMDPLQAGLGYGLEYSYSIIERLRLGALLGDAMLQMAIVCDSTVAWDAREAVDESYPGELATRGILWEATTAISALTAGADVIIMRHPRAVELVRNTIEKLTGKIGE, from the coding sequence ATATCTAGTAAAAGTAGACCATCCTGCAATGAAGCTAAAGCCGTTAGCGTAAAAAGTGATGAAAAAATGGCAGTAGAAATTCCACATGAAAAATGGTCTGGTAAAATAGAAGAAGTGGCACTAGGCGCTACTAAAGAAGAAGGTGGTACAAGAGCTAAAAAAATTACTGTTGGAGGCGAAACCACTTTGCCTTTCCTTACCTTCGAAGGTGCTTTGCCTCACAAGCCTGTTATTGCAATTGAAGTTCACGATACTGTGCCTACTTATCCAGATAGTTTGAGAGAGATCTTTGAGCCGGTTTGGGATAAGCCAGAGCAATGGGCTAAAGTTGCAGTAGAAAAATGGCATGCTGACTTAATATGCTTGAAATTGAAAGGCATAGCGCCAGACGGTCTAAACAAAACACCTCAAGAAGCATTTTCAACAGTAGAAAAAGTTTTAAAATCTGTAGATGTACCTTTATTCATTTACGGCTGCGGCGATGAAGAAAAAGACGCAAAGGTATTTAACGAATGTGGGGAGCTTATAAAAAAAGAGCGCTGCACAATAGGGTTAGCAGAAAACGAAAAGTATAAAAGTCTAGCAGCTGCTGCTATGGGATTTAATTGCAATATTGTAGCTTTTTCTAATATAGACATAAACCTTGCAAAGCAATTAAATATTTTACTTACTGATTTCGGTGTGAAAAAAAACCGTATATTAATGGACCCGCTACAGGCAGGTTTGGGCTACGGCTTAGAGTATTCTTATTCAATTATAGAAAGGCTGAGGCTGGGAGCGCTGCTCGGTGACGCCATGCTACAAATGGCAATAGTTTGCGATTCTACAGTAGCATGGGATGCTAGAGAAGCTGTTGACGAAAGTTATCCAGGCGAGCTAGCTACAAGGGGTATTCTCTGGGAAGCAACTACTGCAATTTCTGCATTAACTGCAGGTGCGGATGTGATTATAATGAGACATCCCAGAGCAGTAGAGCTTGTACGTAATACTATTGAAAAGCTTACCGGCAAAATAGGTGAATAG